Below is a genomic region from Paraburkholderia sp. BL23I1N1.
CTTCGCGTCGCGGTTAAGGACTACGCCGAGCGATACACAATCGATCCGGGTGCAGATTCCACCGTCATACAAAGGCGCGCGCGCGTCGATTGCCACACAATGCGATTGCGAGGGGTCGCCGATTGCATCCGCGCCCGCATCGATCATGAATTTCAGCAAGACGCCCTTGTTGAAGCGGGTGCCGCGAATCAGGAAGTTGTCCGCGGGCCACTCGCCGCGTTCATTCTGGCCCCAGGCCTCTCGCAACCATTCGCGATTGGATTCGAAGCCGCCGGCTGCCAGCACGCACGCGCGTGCTTCAAAACGTTGTTTGCCGCTTCTCGCTGCGACGAACCGGTCGCCATCGAGCTCGATCGCGTCGACCGGGGTGTCATAGCGAATCTGGACGCCTCGCGCTTCAGCGCTGCGGTAATACGCATTGACCAGCGCCTTGCCGCCGCCCATGAAAAACGCGTTGGTCCGGGCCACATGCAACGCACCTGACAGGGGTGGCTGGAACCGCACGCCGTGCTTCTGCATCCACGGCCGGCAACTGGACGACGCACGGATGACGAGACGCGCCAGATGCTCGTTCGTCAGCCCGCCAGTGACCTTGAGCAGGTCCTGCCAGTATTCTTCTTCGGGATAGGCGTCGACCAGCACATCCTGGGGCGCATCGTGCATGCAGCGCAGATTGCGTGTGTGCTGGGAGTTGCCGCCGCGCCATTCTCGGGGTGCCGATTCGAGCAGTTGCACGGAGGCGCCGGCTTCGCGTGCCATGAGGGCGGCGCATAGCGCTGCATTGCCGCCGCCTATGATGAGAACGTCGATCATCTCAGTTGTCTCCTTTGAGATGAACTGTAGGAGGCAACGACACCCGCCGCCATCAGCAAAGCGGC
It encodes:
- the tcuA gene encoding FAD-dependent tricarballylate dehydrogenase TcuA, with amino-acid sequence MIDVLIIGGGNAALCAALMAREAGASVQLLESAPREWRGGNSQHTRNLRCMHDAPQDVLVDAYPEEEYWQDLLKVTGGLTNEHLARLVIRASSSCRPWMQKHGVRFQPPLSGALHVARTNAFFMGGGKALVNAYYRSAEARGVQIRYDTPVDAIELDGDRFVAARSGKQRFEARACVLAAGGFESNREWLREAWGQNERGEWPADNFLIRGTRFNKGVLLKFMIDAGADAIGDPSQSHCVAIDARAPLYDGGICTRIDCVSLGVVLNRDAKRFYDEGEDFWPKRYAIWGRLVAQQPDQIGYSIIDAKAIGRFMPPVFPGERSDTLPELARKLKLPESTFVKTIDAYNAACRIGTFDHTALDDCHTENLQPPKTHWARPIDTPPFYGYALRPGITFTYLGLKVNDKAQVHFGGRPSDNLFVAGEMMAGNVLGKGYTAGVGMSIGTAFGRIAGAEAAEAATQHNGVHRAQA